One Rhizobium acidisoli DNA window includes the following coding sequences:
- a CDS encoding patatin-like phospholipase family protein — MAAPERSAVTIPIRALGHWKTVTRLVDFDYLNGGDVRLVVSATDVSTGEEQVYDTSQMEITIDHLMASSAFPVLFPSEPVGDRHMVDGGLAANLPILPLFREPPACPVKCLAFDLVQANGPVPNTLDDAVHRMQDLLLANQSQRSMELLKHRASGWPVPISALHISYKGEREVGGKMLEFSTASMKVRTDAGKSDAEIAMRWLDEAGLPGSHADHIEEYEFGVSG, encoded by the coding sequence GTGGCGGCGCCTGAGCGGTCTGCCGTCACCATCCCTATTCGAGCGCTCGGGCATTGGAAGACGGTTACCCGGCTTGTCGATTTCGACTATCTCAACGGCGGAGACGTTCGCCTTGTCGTCAGTGCGACGGATGTCTCGACGGGGGAAGAGCAGGTTTACGACACCTCTCAAATGGAAATCACCATCGACCATCTGATGGCGTCTTCGGCATTTCCCGTGCTTTTCCCGTCCGAGCCGGTGGGTGATCGGCATATGGTTGACGGTGGCCTGGCCGCCAATCTGCCGATCCTTCCGCTGTTTCGGGAGCCGCCGGCCTGCCCCGTCAAGTGTTTGGCCTTCGATCTGGTTCAAGCGAACGGACCCGTGCCGAATACCCTCGACGACGCGGTCCACCGCATGCAGGACCTGTTATTGGCCAATCAAAGCCAACGGTCGATGGAGTTACTGAAACACCGGGCATCAGGCTGGCCGGTGCCAATCTCCGCACTTCATATCTCCTACAAGGGCGAACGGGAAGTCGGCGGCAAGATGCTGGAATTTTCCACCGCATCGATGAAGGTACGAACAGACGCGGGAAAGTCCGACGCCGAGATTGCAATGCGATGGCTTGACGAAGCCGGCCTACCAGGGAGCCACGCCGATCATATCGAAGAGTATGAGTTTGGCGTCTCAGGTTAG
- a CDS encoding IS5 family transposase (programmed frameshift) translates to MDCDALRDDQWERIKRFVPGGTKGKRGPRTNNRLFLEALLWMARSGGRWRDLPERLGDYRSVKRRYYRWIEIGVLDEMLSVLAREADLEWLMIDSTVVRAHQHAAGARKVKGGPDAQGLGRSRGGLSTKIHAATEALGLPVRLIASPGQRNDIAFAHALVEGFDAKATIADKGYDADHLIDRIDEAGIDVVIPPKRNRKVLRPYDADLYKERNKIERFFNKLKQFRRVATRYDKLLANFMGFVKLAAIAIWLK, encoded by the exons ATGGATTGCGATGCGCTTCGGGATGATCAGTGGGAACGGATCAAAAGATTTGTGCCAGGCGGCACGAAAGGCAAGCGCGGTCCGCGCACGAACAACCGGCTGTTCCTGGAGGCGCTGTTGTGGATGGCCCGCTCCGGTGGTCGCTGGCGTGACCTGCCGGAACGGCTCGGCGATTACCGCTCGGTGAAACGACGTTATTACCGTTGGATCGAAATTGGCGTCCTTGACGAGATGCTTTCGGTTTTGGCCCGCGAAGCCGACCTCGAATGGCTGATGATCGACAGTACCGTCGTGCGGGCGCATCAGCATGCGGCGGGCGCTCGTAAGGTCAAAGGGGGGC CAGATGCCCAGGGCCTGGGTCGGTCTCGGGGCGGGCTGAGCACCAAAATCCACGCCGCCACCGAGGCGCTCGGCCTTCCAGTCCGTTTGATCGCCAGCCCGGGGCAGCGCAACGACATCGCCTTTGCCCATGCTCTCGTCGAGGGTTTCGACGCCAAGGCCACCATCGCTGACAAGGGATATGACGCAGATCATCTCATCGACAGGATCGATGAGGCCGGAATTGACGTCGTCATCCCACCCAAGCGTAACCGGAAAGTCCTGCGCCCCTACGACGCCGATCTCTACAAGGAGCGCAACAAGATCGAACGCTTCTTCAACAAGCTCAAGCAGTTTCGACGCGTCGCAACCAGATACGACAAGCTCCTCGCCAACTTCATGGGCTTCGTCAAACTCGCCGCTATCGCAATCTGGCTCAAATAG
- a CDS encoding GXWXG domain-containing protein, with the protein MTELVASDSGKIDQASAAAWFRTLPPVLPTEMVGIWRGEGISSGHPLDGVLENLNWFGKRFHADFRADALLFQWQPGRLVPIEPSVFPIRLVLRFASFGRTFIARNWFSYLERAFRAKGPTATVKLRSVDFNETAAMVYDRQPIVDYFRRIDDNEVAGMMVVKGDDRCYFFRLHRVDNAGW; encoded by the coding sequence GTGACCGAGTTAGTGGCAAGTGATTCAGGTAAGATTGATCAGGCTTCTGCCGCCGCCTGGTTCCGCACGCTTCCCCCCGTGCTCCCTACGGAGATGGTTGGTATTTGGCGAGGAGAGGGCATTTCATCAGGTCATCCGTTGGATGGCGTCCTGGAGAACTTAAACTGGTTCGGTAAACGATTCCACGCCGATTTCCGGGCCGACGCCCTCCTGTTCCAGTGGCAACCGGGCCGTCTAGTTCCAATCGAACCGTCAGTCTTTCCGATCAGACTCGTTCTTCGCTTCGCAAGCTTCGGTAGGACGTTTATCGCAAGGAACTGGTTCTCCTACCTCGAGAGAGCCTTCCGCGCTAAGGGGCCAACGGCGACTGTCAAACTACGCTCTGTCGATTTCAATGAGACAGCGGCAATGGTGTATGACCGCCAGCCGATCGTCGATTACTTCCGTCGGATCGATGACAACGAAGTGGCGGGCATGATGGTGGTTAAAGGCGACGACCGGTGTTACTTCTTCCGCCTTCACCGCGTCGACAATGCGGGATGGTGA
- a CDS encoding NAD(P)H-hydrate dehydratase: MQIIDAQFLESLPLPQPAEGSKEERGRVCIIGGSREVPGAVLLAALGAMRAGAGKLQIVTVESRAGALAVAMPEALVIDVPETPAGGLLCSPVASMASRWDSAHALLVGPGMVEEADGHEILKSLLDRTGEAVIVVDAGALPRITELGESLHRRTGRVIITPHAGEMANLLGVDKAAVETDPTLAASRLTEEFGLIVIMKGSQTIITAPEGIWRYEGGGVGLATSGSGDVLAGLVAGLAARGAEPVAAAMWGVFLHGEAGSQLAMKVGPLGFLAREIPDLIPNLMSEQP, encoded by the coding sequence ATGCAGATCATCGATGCACAATTTCTTGAATCTCTGCCGCTGCCGCAACCTGCGGAAGGCAGCAAGGAAGAACGGGGACGGGTGTGCATCATCGGCGGCAGCAGAGAAGTTCCGGGAGCCGTTCTCCTGGCCGCACTGGGCGCCATGCGGGCCGGTGCTGGAAAGCTTCAGATTGTCACCGTCGAAAGCCGCGCCGGCGCTTTGGCCGTGGCGATGCCCGAGGCATTGGTCATCGACGTGCCGGAGACGCCAGCTGGCGGACTGCTATGTAGCCCGGTTGCGTCCATGGCGTCACGGTGGGATAGCGCGCACGCTTTGCTCGTTGGACCGGGAATGGTGGAAGAGGCCGATGGCCACGAGATCCTTAAATCTTTACTCGATCGCACCGGCGAAGCAGTCATTGTCGTCGACGCCGGTGCCCTGCCGCGGATTACCGAGCTCGGCGAGAGCCTTCACAGGCGTACCGGCCGGGTCATCATCACCCCTCACGCGGGAGAGATGGCGAACCTGTTGGGCGTAGACAAAGCGGCCGTCGAGACCGATCCTACGTTGGCGGCTTCACGCCTGACGGAGGAGTTCGGCCTTATCGTCATCATGAAGGGCAGCCAGACGATCATAACCGCACCGGAAGGGATCTGGCGCTACGAAGGCGGCGGCGTCGGGTTAGCGACCTCCGGCTCTGGTGATGTTCTCGCCGGGCTCGTGGCTGGACTAGCGGCGCGTGGCGCGGAACCAGTGGCCGCCGCCATGTGGGGTGTTTTTCTTCACGGCGAAGCAGGCTCGCAACTGGCAATGAAGGTCGGACCCCTCGGATTTCTCGCCCGTGAAATTCCCGACCTGATACCGAACCTGATGAGCGAACAGCCTTAA
- a CDS encoding histidine phosphatase family protein has translation MKQNWPKQIWIVRHGESAGNVARDAADLAGHARIEIGGRDVDVPLSALGQQQSDALAAWFSDLTLSEQPKVILASPYKRAVRTAETIAQHLSPSEGLSVSIDERLREKEFGVLDRLTRRGIEELHPDQAEFRRILGKFYHRPPAGESWCDVILRLRSMLDTISLHYADQRVLIVAHQVVVLCMRYIIENLSEEQILEIDREGDVVNCGVTEYVANAGKEVGGGLVLTRYNFVAPLIEAGAPVTAQKDANVAAR, from the coding sequence ATGAAGCAAAACTGGCCAAAACAAATCTGGATCGTGCGCCACGGTGAAAGCGCCGGCAACGTCGCCCGGGACGCCGCCGACCTTGCAGGCCATGCCCGCATAGAGATCGGAGGACGAGATGTCGACGTCCCCTTGAGTGCGCTTGGCCAACAGCAGTCTGACGCCTTGGCGGCATGGTTCAGCGACCTGACTTTATCGGAACAGCCCAAAGTCATTTTGGCATCGCCGTACAAACGGGCCGTTCGAACCGCGGAAACAATCGCCCAGCATCTTTCGCCTTCGGAGGGCCTTTCCGTCAGCATCGACGAGCGGCTGCGAGAAAAAGAGTTCGGAGTTCTGGATCGGCTGACTCGGCGGGGCATCGAGGAGCTGCACCCGGATCAGGCAGAGTTCCGGCGAATACTGGGAAAGTTCTATCATCGGCCGCCGGCCGGTGAGAGCTGGTGCGACGTCATTTTGCGGCTGCGAAGCATGCTCGATACGATCAGCCTTCATTACGCCGATCAACGCGTCCTCATCGTTGCTCATCAGGTTGTCGTCTTGTGCATGCGTTACATCATCGAGAATCTCTCCGAGGAGCAGATCCTGGAGATCGATCGGGAAGGCGACGTGGTGAACTGTGGTGTGACCGAATACGTCGCCAACGCCGGCAAGGAGGTCGGAGGCGGCCTGGTCCTGACACGGTATAACTTTGTCGCGCCGCTTATCGAAGCGGGAGCGCCGGTGACTGCTCAAAAAGATGCCAACGTGGCTGCTCGATGA
- a CDS encoding NAD(P)/FAD-dependent oxidoreductase, protein MLTSIVIGGGPTGVEMAGAISELGRFMISRDFRDLQPDNLKVVLVEAGPRILAAFPEHLSAYAKSYLENIGVEVRTGRRVMDIREDGAEIEGEFVPAGSIIWGAGVKASPAHSWLGILGLAGGRIPVDDHLVSWGSMTSTPLETHLRSPGRTGSSCQV, encoded by the coding sequence TTGCTCACCAGCATTGTCATCGGCGGTGGACCAACGGGCGTCGAAATGGCCGGCGCCATCTCCGAACTCGGTCGCTTCATGATCAGCCGCGACTTTCGGGACCTCCAGCCCGACAATCTGAAAGTGGTACTCGTGGAGGCGGGACCACGGATACTCGCCGCCTTTCCCGAACATCTTTCTGCATACGCCAAGTCCTATCTCGAGAATATCGGCGTCGAGGTCCGCACGGGCAGGCGGGTGATGGATATTCGCGAGGATGGGGCCGAGATCGAAGGTGAGTTCGTTCCCGCCGGATCGATCATATGGGGCGCGGGCGTCAAGGCGTCCCCCGCCCATTCATGGCTCGGGATACTCGGACTGGCGGGTGGACGGATCCCTGTCGATGATCATCTCGTGTCCTGGGGTTCGATGACATCTACGCCATTGGAGACACATCTGCGCTCACCGGGGCGGACGGGAAGCTCCTGCCAGGTCTAG
- a CDS encoding FAD-dependent oxidoreductase, translating into MLYQVATAALSPADIAEPIRKTLASFKNINLIMAEVVGIDPRLHKVSLSDGDPLSYDKLVIATGSDYNYFGHDEWRQFAPGLKSIHEARHIRHRLLLAFEKVA; encoded by the coding sequence CTGCTGTATCAAGTGGCGACCGCCGCCCTGTCGCCGGCGGACATTGCCGAACCGATTCGCAAAACGCTTGCCAGTTTCAAGAACATCAACTTGATCATGGCAGAGGTCGTCGGAATTGACCCGCGGTTGCACAAGGTGTCACTTTCTGATGGCGACCCGCTTTCCTACGACAAGCTCGTCATCGCCACCGGCTCCGATTACAACTATTTCGGCCATGATGAATGGCGGCAGTTCGCGCCCGGGCTAAAAAGCATTCATGAGGCGCGGCATATCCGTCATCGGCTGCTTCTGGCCTTCGAAAAAGTAGCGTGA
- a CDS encoding DUF2243 domain-containing protein produces the protein MVLHQLLQWHHMLSSWYPITSIENLELNTFWDGVFHSGAYVFVLAGLFILWRSGRLGHFRWSTADLVATMLIGFGAFNLIEGIVDHQVLGLHHVNETVPRGELLFWDLGFLAWGGAMVAIGVMIMRRRHV, from the coding sequence ATTGTTCTTCACCAGCTTTTGCAGTGGCATCATATGCTCAGTTCCTGGTACCCGATCACATCGATCGAGAACCTTGAACTGAACACCTTCTGGGACGGCGTCTTCCATTCTGGTGCCTACGTCTTCGTGCTCGCCGGTCTCTTCATCCTTTGGCGGTCCGGTCGCCTCGGCCATTTCCGCTGGTCGACGGCCGACCTCGTCGCGACAATGCTCATCGGCTTCGGAGCATTCAACCTGATCGAAGGCATTGTCGATCATCAGGTTCTCGGCCTCCACCACGTCAACGAAACCGTTCCTCGCGGAGAGTTGCTCTTCTGGGACCTCGGCTTCCTTGCCTGGGGGGGGGCGATGGTCGCCATCGGCGTAATGATCATGAGGCGACGACATGTCTGA
- a CDS encoding DUF982 domain-containing protein, whose protein sequence is MDKVIDVDFHVTWQSPVFVRIGDGMRERIDGPDAALAALLHRWPSTSQAGYAVAKRRCVDAIAKRGSPELAREAFVEAAVSARVLG, encoded by the coding sequence ATGGACAAGGTCATCGACGTCGATTTCCACGTCACCTGGCAATCGCCCGTCTTCGTCCGGATCGGCGACGGCATGCGGGAACGTATTGACGGGCCGGACGCGGCATTGGCGGCGCTTCTCCATCGCTGGCCCTCGACCAGTCAAGCGGGATACGCCGTCGCCAAGCGCCGCTGCGTCGACGCGATCGCGAAGCGCGGCAGCCCGGAGCTTGCCCGCGAGGCTTTCGTGGAAGCGGCAGTCTCGGCTAGGGTGCTGGGATGA
- a CDS encoding Fic family protein yields MSDSEPNQRRGRFVETSVAGETVRAFIPPALPPLPAIDVLSLLERLSLAERALGRLDGITMLLPRQELFLYMYVRKEAVLSSQIEGTQSTLSDLLRFETEAQAGQPIDDIREVSNYVDAMMYGLERLEALPMSLRLIREMHARLLHSGRGGTKNPGEFRRSQNWIGGTRPGNALFVPPPVTEMDACLDALERFMHEDRSRLPALIKAGLLHVQFETIHPFLDGNGRIGRLLVTLYLCTNGVLRKPLLYLSLYLKAHRTEYYRLLQEVREQGNWEAWLDFFLTGVADTANQAFHAATQIVDVFKEDRERITSESDRAGSALRIHDLFQQNPFMTANQLVQQTGLSAPTINAALTDLERFGVVEEVTGRKRGRVFSYRRYLAILSEGTDPLPPTA; encoded by the coding sequence ATGTCTGATTCCGAACCCAATCAGCGGCGGGGCCGCTTTGTCGAAACATCAGTTGCCGGCGAAACAGTGCGGGCATTCATACCACCTGCGTTGCCGCCGCTACCTGCCATTGACGTGCTTTCACTCTTGGAACGCCTTAGCTTGGCAGAGCGAGCTCTCGGACGGCTAGATGGCATCACGATGCTGCTTCCTCGTCAGGAACTCTTCCTTTATATGTATGTCAGGAAAGAGGCTGTTCTATCTTCGCAAATCGAAGGGACGCAGTCGACCCTATCCGATCTCCTGCGTTTTGAGACCGAAGCCCAGGCAGGACAGCCCATCGACGATATCCGCGAAGTTTCTAATTACGTCGATGCCATGATGTATGGTTTGGAGCGACTAGAAGCGCTGCCGATGTCGCTGCGTTTGATCCGCGAAATGCATGCGCGATTGCTGCACAGTGGGCGTGGTGGCACCAAAAATCCGGGAGAATTCCGGCGTTCGCAAAATTGGATTGGCGGGACGCGGCCTGGCAACGCCCTCTTCGTCCCACCGCCTGTCACGGAAATGGACGCCTGCCTGGATGCCCTTGAGCGGTTCATGCATGAAGATCGGTCGAGACTACCGGCACTAATTAAGGCTGGCCTTCTCCACGTCCAATTCGAGACGATCCATCCATTCTTAGATGGCAACGGGCGAATCGGTCGCCTCCTTGTCACGTTGTATCTTTGCACGAACGGGGTTCTGCGTAAGCCGCTTCTCTACCTGAGTCTCTATCTGAAGGCCCATCGGACGGAATATTATCGACTGCTTCAGGAGGTTCGCGAACAAGGCAATTGGGAAGCCTGGCTCGACTTCTTTCTCACTGGCGTTGCCGATACCGCCAACCAGGCGTTTCACGCGGCGACCCAGATCGTCGACGTATTTAAGGAAGACCGCGAGCGCATCACATCCGAAAGCGACCGAGCGGGCTCGGCGCTTCGGATCCACGACCTTTTTCAGCAAAATCCGTTTATGACGGCCAATCAGCTCGTTCAACAGACAGGCCTTTCCGCGCCCACCATCAATGCGGCACTTACAGACCTGGAGCGTTTCGGTGTAGTTGAGGAGGTCACTGGCCGCAAGCGAGGTCGCGTTTTTAGCTACCGGCGGTATCTCGCGATCCTTAGCGAAGGCACTGATCCTTTGCCCCCAACCGCGTGA
- a CDS encoding IS5 family transposase (programmed frameshift): MDCDALRDDQWERIKRFVPGGTKGKRGPRTNNRLFLEARLWMARSGGRWRDLPERLGDYRSVKRRYYRWIEIGVLDEMLSVLAREADLEWLMIDSTVVRAHQHAAGARKVKGGPDAQGLGRSRGGLSTKIHAATEALGLPVRLIASPGQRNDIAFAHALVEGFDAKATIADKGYDADHLIDRIDEAGIDVVIPPKRNRKVLRPYDADLYKERNKIERFFNKLKQFRRVATRYDKLLANFMGFVKLAAIAIWLK, translated from the exons ATGGATTGCGATGCGCTTCGGGATGATCAGTGGGAACGGATCAAAAGATTTGTGCCAGGCGGCACGAAAGGCAAGCGCGGTCCGCGCACGAACAACCGGCTGTTCCTGGAGGCGCGGTTGTGGATGGCCCGCTCCGGTGGTCGCTGGCGTGACCTGCCGGAACGGCTCGGCGATTACCGCTCGGTGAAACGACGTTATTACCGTTGGATCGAAATTGGCGTCCTTGACGAGATGCTTTCGGTTTTGGCCCGCGAAGCCGACCTCGAATGGCTGATGATCGACAGTACCGTCGTGCGGGCGCATCAGCATGCGGCGGGCGCTCGTAAGGTCAAAGGGGGGC CAGATGCCCAGGGCCTGGGTCGGTCTCGGGGCGGGCTGAGCACCAAAATCCACGCCGCCACCGAGGCGCTCGGCCTTCCAGTCCGTTTGATCGCCAGCCCGGGGCAGCGCAACGACATCGCCTTTGCCCATGCTCTCGTCGAGGGTTTCGACGCCAAGGCCACCATCGCTGACAAGGGATATGACGCAGATCATCTCATCGACAGGATCGATGAGGCCGGAATTGACGTCGTCATCCCACCCAAGCGTAACCGGAAAGTCCTGCGCCCCTACGACGCCGATCTCTACAAGGAGCGCAACAAGATCGAACGCTTCTTCAACAAGCTCAAGCAGTTTCGACGCGTCGCAACCAGATACGACAAGCTCCTCGCCAACTTCATGGGCTTCGTCAAACTCGCCGCTATCGCAATCTGGCTCAAATAG